The Microcella flavibacter DNA segment TCCGCCCCGGCCGCGAACCCCTACGCGCAGCAGTCCTCGGCGCCGTACGGCCAGCCCGTCGCCGCGCCCTACGGCGGCCAGGGCTACGGCGCTCCGCAGGAGAAGACGAACGTGCTCGCGATCGTGTCGCTCTGCCTCGGCATCGCGGCCTACGTGATCATCCCCTTCATCGGCTCGATCGGCGCGATCATCACCGGTCACATGGCGCTCGGCCAGATCAAGCGCACCGGCGAGAAGGGCCGCGGGATGGGCCTCGCCGGCCTCATCCTCGGCTACGTCGGCATCGCGCTGGGCCTGCTGCTCGTCATCGGCTTCATCGCGCTCATCGGCGTCGCCGGCACGGCGTCGTACAGCACCTTCGACGACTTCAGCTGACACTCACGCGTCACCCGACGGCCCGCTCGCGCACCCGCGCCGGCGGGCCGTCGTGCGCGCGGGCGCGCTAATCCGGGATGCGCAGCGCGGGCGGCGCGATCGGCCCGGCCGCGCGCGGCCTCAGTCGCAGCGCTCGACGAGCAGCGCCGCGCGCTCGCCCGCGAGGCGCGTCAGCACGAGCGTCGCCGAGCCCGAACCCGTCGGCTTGAGCTGCTTGCGGAACGCCGCCGGGTCGATGTCGACCCCGCGCTTCTTGATCTCGACGGTGCCGATGCCGCGCTGCTTCAGCTCGCGGCCGATGCGCTTGGCGTCGAGGGGCCATCGCTCCAGCACGCGGAACGCGCGGGCGAAGGGGGTGGGCTCGAGCCGGTCGGCGGTGATCCACGCGATGGTCTCGTCGAGCATCCGGCCGTCGAGGCGGCGCGCGAGGTCGCCGATCAGGCGGGCGCGGATGACAGCGCCGTCGGGCTCGTAGAGGTACTCGCCGAGCGCGCCGGCGGCCGCATCGGCGCTGTCCGCGGGGGCCGTCAGCTCGGCCGAGCCCTCGGCCGTGAGCACGAGCGCCGCGCGGCCGATGCCGTCGCGGGCGAGCGCGCCGCTCCACAGCACGAGCTCGACGACCTCGCCGCCGTCGCTCACCCACTGCGCCTCGAGGCCCTCGGGCAGCAGGGCGCGGTCCATGCCCGGGGCGAGCTTGATGCCGGTGGGGCGCTGCGCCGCGAGGGCGAGCGCCGCGTCGAGGCTCGGCGAGAAGTCGTCGGGGGCGGAGAGCCGGCGCGCGCCCTCCCGTCGGGCGGGGTCGAGCCAGAGCCCCTCGGCGCGCTCGACGTCGAAGGCCGTCGCGTCGCCGAGCTCGACGGTCGTGCGCACCCAGGGCGCGAGGTTGTACGAGGCCACGGCTGCGGTCGGCTCGTCGCGCTCGACGGCGGTCACGCGCAGGTCGAGGGCCGAGAAGGCCATGCTGTCGCCGCCGATGCCGCAGCCGAGATCCGCCACCGACCCGAGCCCGGCGGCGCGGTAGCGCCCCGCGTGCTGCGCCGCCACGGCGAGCCGGGAGGCCTGCTCGAGGCCGGGCGCGGTGAAGAGCATCCGCTCGGCGAAGGGGCCGAACTTCGCGACGGCCTTGCGGCGCAGCCGGTACTGGGTGAGCACGGCGGCGACGCGGGCGGGGGGATGCCCCTCCTTCCGCAACCGGCTGACGAGCCGCACGGCGTCGGGCGCGCCCTCGCTCGGCGGCAGCTGCTCGAGCAGCCCCAGCGCCTCGGGGGTCAGCAGCTCGCGCAGCTCGCTCGTGTCCATCCCCCGATCCTGCCAGGCGGGGTGCGCGCCGGGGCGCCGCGCTATTGGCACTCGGATTGCACGAGTGCTAATCCCTTGGGTACAGTGGAACTGGCACTCGCACCTCGAGTGTGCCAACTCCCTCATCGTCTTAGGAAAGAAGAGGTCAACCGTGTCGGTCTCCATCAAGCCGCTCGAAGATCGCATCGTCATCACGCAGGTCGAGGCGGAGCAGACCACCGCCTCCGGGCTCGTCATCCCCGACACCGCCAAGGAGAAGCCCCAGGAGGGCGAGGTCGTCGCCGTGGGCCCCGGCCGCATCGACGACAACGGCAACCGCGTGCCGCTCGACGTCGCCGTCGGCGACAAGGTCATCTACTCCAAGTACGGCGGAACCGAGGTCAAGTACGACGGCCAGGAGTACCTGGTGCTCTCGGCCCGCGACATCCTCGCGGTGATCGTCCGCTAGGACGCAACCCTCGCCGAACGGCCCCCGCTCCTCCTCGGAGGGCGGGGGCCGTTCGCATGCCGCAGCGGCGGGGATGCTCCCGTCGCGGCCCCGGCGGACGGTCGCCCGACGCGTCCGGGGCGGCGGTCGCGCGGGCGTACGCTGGCACTCGTGACCGAGCCCCGCCCCTCCTCCTCGGGCCTCCTGCTCGCGATCGGCGCCTACGGGCTGTGGGGCTTCCTGCCCGTCTACTTCCTGCTCCTCGCGCCGAGCGGGCCGATCGAGATCGTCGCCTGGCGCATCCTGCTCTCGCTCGTCTTCTGCGGGCTGCTCATCGCCGTCATGCGCGGCTCGAGCGGCGTCGGCCGGCTCGTGCGCGACCCGCGCATCCTCAAGCTCAGCCTGCTGGCGGGCATCCTCATCGCCGTCAACTGGCACGTGTACCTCTACGCCTCGCTCAACGGCTTCATCGTCGAGGCCGCGCTCGGCTACTTCATCAACCCGATCGTCACCGTCGCCCTCGGCGTGGTGCTGCTGCGCGAGCGCCTGCGCCCCGGCCAGTGGGCCGCGGTCGGCATCAGCATCGTGGCCGTCATCGTGCTCGCGGTCGGCTACGGCGAGCTGCCGTGGATCTCGCTCGTGCTCGCCTTCTCGTTCGGCTTCTACGGCTACGTCAAGAACCGCATGGGCACCGCCGTCACCCCCGTCGGCGGGCTCACGCTCGAGACGGCCTGGCTCGTGCCCATCGCGATCGCCGAGCTCGTCTGGGTCGCGAGCCTCGGCGGCGGCATCACCCTCGGGCAGGAGGGCGCCGGCCACGCCGTGCTGCTCGCACTCGCGGGCGTCGTCACCGCCGTGCCGCTGCTGCTCTTCGCGGCCGCCGCACGCCGCCTGCCGCTCTCGGTGATGGGATTCATCCAGTACTTCGCGCCGCTGCTGCAGTTCGCCTTCGGGGTGTTCGTCATGAACGAGCCCATGCCGCCCGAGCGCTGGGCCGGCTTCGCGCTGGTGTGGGTGGCCCTGGTGGTGCTCACAGTCGAGGCGATCCGGCACCGGCGCCGGTCGCGGCGGCCGCAGCCCGCGCCGATGCCCGAGACCGGGCCCGTCACGACCGTGTGACGAGGGCGGTTCGGGATGCCGCTGCCGGGCATCCCTCGCCCCCTCAGGCGCGGCGCGCACCCGGTGCCGCAACCCGGCAGTAGCGTGCTGGCGACGGCCGCGCGCTCCGCGGCCGCCGTCGAAGCTCCTCTGCTGGAAGGACCGGCCCATGCGCCTCCTCACCGCCGTGCTCGCCTCGGCCGTCGCCCTTGCGCTCGCCGTCTCGCTGGCCGCGTGCACGCCGGCCGCGCCGGAGCTCGAGACCGTCGCGGAGCCGAGCCCGACCCCGACCGCCGTCGCACCCGAGCCCGCCGGCGACGGCGTGCTGCGCGTCGCCACCCTGCTGCCGAGCCCCGGCGATCTGGCCGGTACCGCGCCCGCGCGGATCGCCGCCGTCGAGGCCGCCGTGCGCGACCTCAACGCCGCCTCGGGCGTGCTCGGCGCCCCCGTCGAGGTGCTGCACCGCTCGGCCGGCACCGCCGAGGGCGACCAGCTCGACGCCGCGTTCGCCGACCTCGTCGCGCGCGGCGTCGACGTCGTCATCGGTCCCGCCGATGCCGCGCTCGTCGAGCGGATGCTCCCGCTCGCGACGGCGGCGGGCGTCGCCGTGATCGTGCCCGCCTTCGACGGCGCCGCCGCCACGGCGGGCGAGGAGGCCGACGAGTCCCTCGCGCAGCGGCTGCGGCAGTCGGATCCGGCGGTGCAGTCGACCGCCTCCGCACCCGAGGCGTACGACGCCGTCGTGCTCGCCGCCCTCGCGGCCGTGCTCGCCGACGACGACGCCGGGGTCTCGATTGCCTTCGCCATCCCTTCGGCACTGGCCGGAGGCATCCCCTGCGCCTCGTACGGCGCCTGCCTCGCGGTGCTCGAGACCGAGCCCGTCATCCTCCTCGAAGGCCGCACGGGAGGGCTGACGGCCGCCGAGGCGCCCGGATCCGACGGTCTCGTGGTGGGGCTCGCCGCGAGCTGATCGATCGGCGCCGGTGATGCGGAATCCGTCGCGCCGGGGCCGCAGAGCGACAGAATCCGTACCCGCGAACGGGGGGTTCGCTCGTTTCCCGGTGTTACAGGGATGTAATGCCAGCGTATTGTGCGCGTGCCCCGCCCCCCGTACGGTGACAGGACGGCGACGGCGCCATGTCGTCGCTTCCTGAACACATTCCCTTACGCAAGGAGCACCATGGGCGTTTTCACCACGGCTAAGGCCGGCCGCTCGCGCGGCGCCAAGGCAGCACTGAGCGGCTTCGCTCTTCTCGGCGCCAGCGCCCTCATCCTCAGCGGCTGCGCGGCGACCCCCGCCGCCGAGGAGACCACGGACGAGCCGACGGGCCCCCGCGAGGACCTCACGCTCAACATCGGCACGATCCTCCCGCAGTCGGGTGCGCTCGCGTTCCTCGGCCCGCCCGAGGAGGCCGGTGTCGCTCTCGCCGTGCAGGAGATCAACGACGCCGGTCTCGGCATCGAGATCAACCCGATCTACCGCGACTCCGGCGACACCACCACCGACACCGCCACCGTCTCGGTGACCGACCTCCTCTCGCAGGACGTCTCGGCCATCATCGGCGCGGCCTCGTCGGGCGTCTCCTTCACGGTCATCGACCAGATCACCGGCGCCGGCGTCGTGCACTTCTCGCCCGCCAACACCTCGCCCGACTTCACCACCTACGAGGACGACGGTCTCTACTTCCGCACCGCCCCGAGCGACCTGCTGCAGGGCGAGGTGCTCGGCAACGAGATCGCGGCCGACGGCAACTCGACCCTGGGTCTGCTCGTCCTCAACGACGCCTACGGCACCGGCCTCGCGGCCGCGCTGACCGAGACGTTCGAGGCGGCCGGCGGCGAGGTCGTCGCCGAGGAGCTCTTCAACGAGGGCGACACCAGCTTCGACGCGCAGATCTCGTCGATCACGGCGGCCGACCCCGACGCGATCGCGGTCATCACCTTCGACCAGGCCAAGGTCGTCGTGCCGTCGCTCGTCGGCGCCGGCTACCCGGGCGAGAACCTGTACTTCGTCGACGGCAACCTCGCCGACTACAGCGCCGACTTCGAGCCCGGACTGGTCGAGGGCGCCAAGGGCACCCTTCCCGGCCCGGCACTGGACGACTCCTTCCAGGAGCGTCTGCTCGAGGTCGACCCCGAGCTCGATGACTTCAGCTACTCGGCCGAGTCGTACGACGCCGTCATCCTCATCGCGCTGGCTGCGCTCGCCGCCAACTCGACCGAGGGCGCCGACATCGCGGCCCAGCTGCAGGAGGTCTCCGGTGGTTCCGGCGACGGTGAGACCGCGACCGACTTCGCGTCGGCCGCGCAGATCATCCTCGACGGCGGCACGGTCGACTACGACGGCCCCTCCGGCCCGGTGACGTTCGACGAGAACGGCGACCCGACCGAGGCGACCATCGGCATCTACCAGTACCTCGCCGACAACACCTACGAGCGCATCAACTAGTCACAGCAGCTAGGCGATCGTTCGCCGAAGGGCCCCGGCTTCGTGCCGGGGCCCTTCTTCGTGCGCGG contains these protein-coding regions:
- the groES gene encoding co-chaperone GroES, translating into MSVSIKPLEDRIVITQVEAEQTTASGLVIPDTAKEKPQEGEVVAVGPGRIDDNGNRVPLDVAVGDKVIYSKYGGTEVKYDGQEYLVLSARDILAVIVR
- the rarD gene encoding EamA family transporter RarD, translated to MTEPRPSSSGLLLAIGAYGLWGFLPVYFLLLAPSGPIEIVAWRILLSLVFCGLLIAVMRGSSGVGRLVRDPRILKLSLLAGILIAVNWHVYLYASLNGFIVEAALGYFINPIVTVALGVVLLRERLRPGQWAAVGISIVAVIVLAVGYGELPWISLVLAFSFGFYGYVKNRMGTAVTPVGGLTLETAWLVPIAIAELVWVASLGGGITLGQEGAGHAVLLALAGVVTAVPLLLFAAAARRLPLSVMGFIQYFAPLLQFAFGVFVMNEPMPPERWAGFALVWVALVVLTVEAIRHRRRSRRPQPAPMPETGPVTTV
- a CDS encoding ABC transporter substrate-binding protein; translation: MRLLTAVLASAVALALAVSLAACTPAAPELETVAEPSPTPTAVAPEPAGDGVLRVATLLPSPGDLAGTAPARIAAVEAAVRDLNAASGVLGAPVEVLHRSAGTAEGDQLDAAFADLVARGVDVVIGPADAALVERMLPLATAAGVAVIVPAFDGAAATAGEEADESLAQRLRQSDPAVQSTASAPEAYDAVVLAALAAVLADDDAGVSIAFAIPSALAGGIPCASYGACLAVLETEPVILLEGRTGGLTAAEAPGSDGLVVGLAAS
- a CDS encoding DUF4190 domain-containing protein translates to MTDVPPAPQPPEQPATPGGTTPPPAAPSAPAANPYAQQSSAPYGQPVAAPYGGQGYGAPQEKTNVLAIVSLCLGIAAYVIIPFIGSIGAIITGHMALGQIKRTGEKGRGMGLAGLILGYVGIALGLLLVIGFIALIGVAGTASYSTFDDFS
- a CDS encoding class I SAM-dependent methyltransferase — encoded protein: MDTSELRELLTPEALGLLEQLPPSEGAPDAVRLVSRLRKEGHPPARVAAVLTQYRLRRKAVAKFGPFAERMLFTAPGLEQASRLAVAAQHAGRYRAAGLGSVADLGCGIGGDSMAFSALDLRVTAVERDEPTAAVASYNLAPWVRTTVELGDATAFDVERAEGLWLDPARREGARRLSAPDDFSPSLDAALALAAQRPTGIKLAPGMDRALLPEGLEAQWVSDGGEVVELVLWSGALARDGIGRAALVLTAEGSAELTAPADSADAAAGALGEYLYEPDGAVIRARLIGDLARRLDGRMLDETIAWITADRLEPTPFARAFRVLERWPLDAKRIGRELKQRGIGTVEIKKRGVDIDPAAFRKQLKPTGSGSATLVLTRLAGERAALLVERCD
- a CDS encoding ABC transporter substrate-binding protein, translating into MGVFTTAKAGRSRGAKAALSGFALLGASALILSGCAATPAAEETTDEPTGPREDLTLNIGTILPQSGALAFLGPPEEAGVALAVQEINDAGLGIEINPIYRDSGDTTTDTATVSVTDLLSQDVSAIIGAASSGVSFTVIDQITGAGVVHFSPANTSPDFTTYEDDGLYFRTAPSDLLQGEVLGNEIAADGNSTLGLLVLNDAYGTGLAAALTETFEAAGGEVVAEELFNEGDTSFDAQISSITAADPDAIAVITFDQAKVVVPSLVGAGYPGENLYFVDGNLADYSADFEPGLVEGAKGTLPGPALDDSFQERLLEVDPELDDFSYSAESYDAVILIALAALAANSTEGADIAAQLQEVSGGSGDGETATDFASAAQIILDGGTVDYDGPSGPVTFDENGDPTEATIGIYQYLADNTYERIN